The genome window TGCCGCGTCCAGCTCATCCCGCCGGGCATGGAGACGAAGGCCCATCGCCACACCGGCAGCGCCGTGTACCTGGTGGTGGAGGGACAGGGCTCCGCCTTGGCCGGAGACCGTATCGAGGGCGAGGAGGCGATCAGGTGGAGCACAGCCGACTGCTTCTCCATCCCGTCGTGGCAATGGCATCGATTCAAGAATGAATCTGCCCGGGACCCGCTGATCCTGTTCTCTGTCCACGACCGCCCGTTGCTCGATGCGGCGCACCTCTACCGAGAGGAATCGCGGTGAGATCGCGCGGCGCACCATCAGTCCCCATGGCAGCGATGCCAGTCGTCGAAGGGAGCAAGCCACCATGTCTACCTATCGCGTGATCTCCGGAGATTCCCACCTGGATATTCCGCCGGAGCGCTGGGTGCCCCACGTCCCCGCGAAATGGCGGGAACGCGCGCCGCGGACCGTCCGCCTCCAGAATGGAAACGACGGGCTGCTTCTCGAGAACCGACCTCCCCACACGCCGGGCGCTCAGCTCACCGGGACCGGGCGACGGTACGATCTCCACGATGTCGGCCCCATCACCTACGATGGGCCGGGGACGGGCACGCCCGAGCAACGTTGCCGGGAGCAGACCCAGGACGGAATCGACGCCGAGATCATGTACACCCATCCGAGCTACATTCGATTCTGGCGCGGAATCCGCGACGACGAGCCGTATAAGGCGATGTTCTTCGCCTACAACGAGTGGCTCGGGACCGAGTATTGCGCCTATGCGCCGGACCGTCTGATCGCCATGGGCGTGATCCCAGATACCGGGGTCGATGACGCCATCGCAGAGATGGAGCATTGCGCCCGGGTGGGATTGAAGGGTGTGGCGCTGTATCACTTCCCGAGCGGCAAAAACTACCCCACGCCGGCTGACGACCGCTTCTGGGCGGCGGCCCTGGCGATGGGGATGCCCATCACGGCGCACACCGCCGGTGGCACGACCCGGTTCGAACGCAGCGAGCCCATTTATCCCTCCTCGCCCGACGTCCCCGCGGGTCGAGACCCCATCAGCATTCTCTGCCGTTTTTGCGGGGACACGGCGGTCGTACCCATTCAGCTCGCCCTCGCCGGTGTCTTCGATCGCTTTCCGACCCTGCGCATCTACCACGCCGAAACGCAGGCGGGCTGGGTCCCATTCGCGCTGTTCCAGATCGACGACAACTACGCGCGAGAACGATTCAAAATGGAGCGCAATCTCGGGATCCCACCGCTGCCCCGGCCGCCCAGCGACTACATCACCAAGCACGCGCTCTGGGGCTTCATGCGCGATCCGGTGGCCGTCCAACGTCGGCACGAGATCGGCGTCGAAAAGCTGATTTGGGGAAACGATTTCGCCCATGCCCAAGGCGACTGGCCCGAATCCAGGGAAGTCATCGATGAGATGATGGTCGGAGTGCCACCGGACGAGCGGGAGCGCATGCTGGCCGGGAACGTGGTCGACTTCTTCCATCTGGATGGCGCCCCTCGCTGATGGGTCCGGCTCCACTTCACACGAACGGAGGCAGCGTGATGCAGACGCGATCATCGGCCGTGCTGTTGCTGGCGCTCTTGGCTTCGGCGTGCGCGAGGCCCGCGGCTCCCTCGGCCACGGACGCCCAGCACGCGACGCGATCCGGGACGCAGCAGATCGTCGCCTCGATGTTCAGCGAACCCGCAGGGTTGCACCAGGAGGTTACGAACCCGACTCCGAGCGCCGGCAGCGTTCCCGGCCTGGACGAGCTGTACACGCTGGTAGACGGCGGGGGCAGCTATCTGGATTCGGATAACGTCCGGCAGCCCTGGCTCATGGACGCGCTGCCCACAATCGACAACGCGCTTTGGAAGGTCTTCCCCGATGGCACGATGCAGACCACCTGGCGCCTCAAGTCTGGAGTTGCCTGGCACGATGGCGCGGCCGTAACCTCCGACGACTTGCGGTTCACGCTGGACGTGTACCGCGACCCGGAGATCGGAGCCGTCGCCATCTCCGCGCTCAAGCTCATCGATAGCGTCGAGGTGGCCGATGCCCAGACGATGGTTCTCACGTGGTCGAGGCCGTATATCGACGCGGACGGGCTCTTTGGCTCGGCGGCGGCCAGCTCGGGCGCGGCGCGAGTCCCGCCGATCTTCGTCTTGCCCCAGCACATCCTCGACGATTCATTCCAGAACGACAAGGCCGGATTCTTCAGCCTCCCCTACTGGCGGGAATCCTTCGTCGGCGCCGGCCCGTACAAGATCATCGAGTGGGCCGAGGGCAACCACGTGATGCTGGCGGCGAACGATAACTACATTCTCGGTCGCCCCCACATCGACCGCATCGAGGTCCGCTTCTTCACCGATCGGGGGGCACTGAAGGCGGGCCTTCTCGCCGGCGCGGTCCAGGTCCATCTCGGACGAGGGCTCAACGTCGACGATGTGACCCAGATCCGGGACAAGACGCAAGAGGTGAAGGTGCAGCTCGGCGGAACCCTCGCCGGAGTTCTCCCCATCTATCCGCAGTTCATCGATCCGGACCCGCCCATCGTCGCGAACGTGCAATTCCGCCGGGCGCTCCTTCAGGCAATCGATCGCCAGGAGCTGACAGACACGCTCAACAACGGCCTCGGGCCGGTTGCCAACTCCTGGGTGCAGCCGGACCAACCGGAAGGTCGCGCCATCGATAATCGCCTCGTGAAGTACTCGTACGATCCTCGCGCCGCCGCGCAGATGATCGAAGCGCTCGGATATGCGAAGGGGCCAGATGGGATGTACCAGAGCGCGGACGGGGTCCCGCTCTCCGTCGGCCTCATGACCCACGAGCAGAATTCCTTCCACGTCCCGGCCTCGCTCTCTGTCCAGACGGCGTGGCAGCAGCTCGGCCTCGACGTGCAGCTCAACGTCCTGCCGGCCGCGCGCGCCTTCGACCTCAAGACGCGCGCGACCTTCCCGTCGTTCATCCTTCTCAGCAAAGGCGTGCTCGCAGCGCCCGACGGGTATTTCACCCGCCACGCGATCCCGCTTCCGGACAACAACTACGCGGGCGGGAACGCCGCGCGCTACGGCTCGGCCGAGCTGGATGGTTTGATCGACAAATACGGCAGGACGATCCCCTTCGGCGACCGGATGGCTGTTCTCGGCGACATCGTCCACTTCCAGACCGACCAGCTCACCATGCTCCCGCTGTTCTTCCAGGGCGCCGCCTTCGTCATCGGCTCGACGCGCATGAAGAACGTGCTGGCCGGCCAGGTCTCGAACGCGCATCAGTGGGAGGTGGACTGAGTCACCGCGGCACGCAGACACTAAGGAGTGGTGGAGTAGGACGTCCCATGACGGAAGCGCACAACGGTCGAATCTTCGATCAACCCTCCCCCTACGAGCTGTGGAAGCAAGCCGAGGGGTTGCCGACGATCCGTGCAATGTCGGTCGACCTCAATAACGTCGAGCTCGTCCCGTGGACGTCGCGGGGCGGCTTGGGCACCTTCATCAACCTCGACGGGACCGAGGGGTTCAACGACACCTACGTTTGCGAGATCCCGCCGGGCCGGTCGCTCAATCCCATCAAGCACATCTACGACGAGGTCGTCTACGTCCTCAAGGGTCAGGGGGCAACGACCGTCTGGATCGATGAGGATCACAAACGGACTTTCGAGTGGCACGCGAACAGCTACTTCGCCATCCCCACCAACGCGTGGTACCAGCACCACAACCTCTCCGGTGACGAGCCTGCCCGTTATGTCGCGATGACGGCGGCGCCGCGGGTGATCAACACCCACAAGGACCTCGACTTCGTCTTCAACAACCCCTACGTCTTCGCCAAGCGCTTCGACGGCGAGGACGACTATTTCAAAGAGACGGTGCGTCCGCACAATTCGCGAGGTTGGGCGACGAACTTCGTGGCCGACGTGCTGGCGAGCGCCGAGTGGGCGGAGTCGTCGGGCGGGAGCGAGGGGCGCGGACCCGGGGCTCGCAGCATCGCGTACCGAATGGTCAACGGCTCCTTTGCTGTCGGCCACGCCGATTCCTGGCCCTCAGGCTGCTACAAGCAGGCCCACCGCCACGGTCCCGGTATCCACGTCCTGCTACTTCGAGGCACCGGGTACACCCTCTTGTGGAAAGAGGGGCGCCCCATCCAGCGGGTCGACTGGCGGCCCGGCGTCATGCTGGTCCCGGGCGAGATGTGGTGGCACCAGCACTTCAACACGGGGTCGGAGGCGTGCCTCTTTCTCGCCATCGGCCAGGGCAGCGAGAAGCCCAAGAACAGCGGCTACTACGCCTACACGAGCATCAAGGCCGGCGGAGACCAGATCGCCTTCGACGAAGAGGACCCGCGCATCCACGAGCTCTTCGAGGAGGAATTGGCGCGAACGGGCGTGCGCTGTCGGATGGATGTCGCCCACGGCATCACCAGGACCGATGTGGGCAAGCCGTACTGGGGTATCTTCGATCCGTCGCTCTGGCAGCGGTCGGCCGTGACCGTATAGGCCGTACTTCGAACAATCGCGGTCGAGCGGCGGCCCAAGCGATCGGGCGAGGGGAAGATGCTGCGGTTCTTCATCTCGATTCACGCAAGGCAGGTGGGATCTCTGGCGCTTGCAACCGTGGTGACGGTTGCCGCGTGTGCCGCGCCGACCGGGCAGGATCGCGGCCGGGCATCCCAGGGCCCGAGTACGCAGCGCTCGACGCCAGGGACCCCGGCACGTTTGACCGCGGCCATCACGGGCAACCCCCCGATGCTCAACCGCGATTTCGCGACGGGCCATCGGCGCGTCCAAGGATTGGCCGAGGTTGGCAAACTGCTGAACTCACCGCTCAGCGATGCCGACGCGCACGGCGCGCTCCAGCCGATCCTCGCCGAGGCCGTGCCATCGGTCGAGAACGAACGCTGGCACGTCTTTCCCGACGGCCGAATGGAGACCGTCTGGAAGATCCGGCCCGGTGTCACCTGGCACGACGGCGCGCCGTTCACCGCCGACGATCTGGTCTTCACGAGCGAGGTGGAGCAGACGCCGGACCTGCCCCTCGTCATCGACCCGGCGTGGGATGCCGTTGACGGCATCGACGTACTGGATCGGCAAACCGCCGTCGTTCGGTGGAAACGGCCGTGGGTGGATGCGGACCTCATGTTCGCGAATCCTTATCCCAAGCACCTGCTCCAGCAGGCGCTGGAGCAGGATCCGGGCGCGCTGCCTTCTCACCCCGCGTTCGGCGACGCGTTCGTGGGCACAGGGCCGTTCCGCGTGCGGGAGTTCGTCCGCGATAGCCACGTCACGATGGAAGCCAACGAGCAATTCGCCCTTGGGCGGCCGAGGCTGGACGAGATCGAAGTCCGCTTCATCCCCGATCCCAACACGCTCGCGGCGAACATCCTGGCCGGGGAAGTTCAGCTCACCCTCGGCGCGTCGGTCCCCCTGGAGCTGGCGGTGAGTATCAAGGACCAGTGGAACGAGGGGACCCTGAAAACCCGACCGATCGACAACGTGGTGGCGATCTGGCCGCAACTTCAGAACCCGCGCCCCGCCGTGATCGGGGATGCTCGGTTCCGCAGGGCGCTCTGGCAAGCCATCGACCGGCAACTCCTCGTCGATACGATCCAGGCCGGCCTCGCGCCCATCGCGTATGGGAAGCTGCCGCCAACGGCCCCCGAATACGCCGACACGGAGTCAGCGGTCGTGCGCTATCCGTATGATCCGCGGGCGGCGGCCCGCGCGATCGAGGAGCTTGGCTATGCGAAGGCGACCGACGGCTTCGTGCGCGACGCGAGCGGCGTCGTGCTCAGCGTCGAGCTTCGCACGGGCGGCCTCGAGGTGGCGCAAAAGGCACTATTTCCCGTTCGCGACGCCTGGCAGCAGGTCGGCGTCAAGGTCGAGACGGTCGTCGTCCCGCCCCAGCAGTACCAGGACGGCGAGTATCGCGCCACGCGGCCGGGATTTGAGCTGAGCCGTCACGCGGCAGGCGTGAGCGCGCTCCAGTACTACCATAGTCGCACCATTCCCGGGTCCTGGAACCGCTGGACTGGTGGCAACAAGCCGCGCTACGAGAGCCCGGAGATGGACGCCTTGCTCGACGAGCTGGACGTCACGATTCCCAGGCCAGCACGCATCGAGCTGCTCCGCAAGATTCTGCGCATCGCCTCCGAACAGGTTATCAACCTGTATCTCTTCTATGATGTGGGGCCGACCCTCATCAGCAATCGGGTTCGGGGCGTGGAGAGCGGGAGCGTGGTCAACGAGGCGCACCTCTGGGACGTGCAGTGAGGGCGCCGACCGAATCTGAGAATCAGCGTTACCCTGCCCCGCGACGCGTGGGCGACTGACGGAGGACAGACCATGGCTGTGCGTTATCGATACATTTCCGCTGATTCGCACTTGGAGGTGCCGCCCGACCGATGGGCGCACTGGGTCCCGGAGCGATATCGGGATTACGCGCCCCGCCGGATCCGCCTTGCGAACGGCGGGGACGCCTTCGAAGTTCGGGGTGGACGGACCCAGAGGGCTGGCATGAATCTTTTCGCCGGAACGCGGCCCGAAGACTATTACCCCGTCGGCCTCCATTGGGACGAATTCCCGGGCACGGGCTCACCCCAACAGCGCCTGCAGGAGCAGGAGCGGGACGGAATCGACGCGGAGGTCCTATACCCGGGCCCTGGCAGCCGAGTGCTGATCGGAAGTGCGAAGGAGGAGGACGTATCCCGGGCTCTCCATCGCGCCTACAACGAGTGGCTCGCGCAGGAGTATTGCGCGGTCGCGCCCGAGCGCCTCATCGGGCTCGGGGTCATCCCAAGCCTGGGCGTTGAGGCGGCCATCGACGAGCTTCGTCATTGCCGTGAGATGGGGCTCAAGGGGGTTGACCTCGGCACGTTCCCGGCCGGCCAGAGCTTCCCGACGCCCGAGGACGACGCGTTCTGGGCAGCGGCTCTGGACTTAGGCATGCCCGTCTCCATTCACGTGGCCGTCGGCGGCGTGCGCGCCCGGCCGGACTTCAAATATCCGCAGGAGCCGGACGCCGACCACAATCCCAACACCGACCTGGTGGAGCGCACCACCCGGTACGCGCGGGCCGGCGGCGTGAACGCTGTGCAGCTCGTGGTCGCCGGTGTGTTCGATCGCTTTCCGACCCTGAAGCTGTATTTTGCCGAGAACCAGATCGGCTGGATCCCCTGCTTCCTCGAGCAGCTCGACAACAACTACGCCAAGAACTGCTACTGGGCGGAGCGGATCCACGGCGTGCCCATCCTTGAGCGGAGGCCGAGCGAGTACATCAAGGAGCATTGCTTCTGGGGGTTCATGTACGATCCTGTCGGCGTCCGCCTTCGACACGATGTTGGGATCGACCGCGTGATGTGGTCGACGGACTTCCCGCACATCGAGTCCGACTGGCCGAACTCCATGCACGTGATCGCCGAGACGTTCTCCGGGGTTCCGGACGACGAGAAATATCGCTTGGTCGCCGGTAACTGCATCGACTTCTTCCACCTGGAAGATGCGTGACGGGCGGCATATGTGGCGCTGGCTTCATCGGCACGGAATTCCATCAAGGGTGGACGAGGTCCGGCAGATGAGGCGAGCGGGCGGAGCGTGCGCGTTGATCGCCATGGCCGTCATCGTCGCGGCGTGCTCGTCGGCAACGCCGGCCGGATCTTCCAACCGGGCGCTGCAATCCCCCGCGGCCGACCGCGCCCCGACCGCGCTCTCAGTCGTGGTGAAGAAGGAGCCCGTCACCATCGCCCTGGCGGGCGCCGGCGGTGTGAGCCAGGACGAGGTCAAGGCCGCGCTCTTCACCGCCGGCCTGGCGCGCACCGACGACAACGAGGCGCCGTACCTCGTGCTGGCCGAGAAGCTCCCCGCCCTGCACAGCGATTCTTGGCAAGTCTTCTCCGACGGGCGAATGCAGACGACCTACACGCTGCGCCCGGGACTCGAATGGCACGATGGGCAGCCACTGGTGGCGGGGGATTTCGCCTTTGCGACGCGGGTCAACTCCGCCCTGTACGAATCCGGACAGACGAACCCCACGACCGAGGCGCGGCAAATCGAGGACGTCCTGACGCCCGACCCGCGCACCCTCGTGATCCGCTGGAGCAGCCTCTACATCGGAGCCGAGACGCCCGCGCTCGAGCCATTTCCCGAGCACATCCTGGCGGAGCCGCTCGCTGCCGGCGACCTGCAGGCGTTCGCCAGTCTCCCGTATTGGACGACTGCGTACGTGGGCGCGGGGCCCTATCGCCTCGATCGCTGGGAGCCGGGTGCCTTCATCGACGGGACGGCGTTCGATCGCTACGCGCTCGGGACGCCGAAGATCACGCGGGTGCGGATAACCTGGAGCGCGGACCCCAACGTCGCGCTCGCCGGGCTCCTCTCCGATCAGTACCAGATGGCGGCCGATACCGCCATCGAGTTCGAGCAGGTCGCCACCATCGAAGATCGCTGGGGACCAGCCGGCGGGCGTGTGATTCTGAACCCGACGCAGGTTCGCTACCAGATGGTTCAGGCGCGACCGGAGTTCGTTGACCCGCCGACTCTGCTCGACGTTCGTGTTCGTCGCGCCCTGTACCAGGCCATCGACCGACGAGCGCTGGCGACCGCGATGCTGGGAGACGAGGCGATCGTTGCCGACAGCCTTGTGCCGCCCAAGACGAGCTTCTTCAAGGACCTGGACGCGGCGATTCAAAAATACCCGTATGACCCTCGCGCGACGGAACAGCTCATGGCCGAGGCAGGCTTCTCAAAGGACCAAGAGGGAATGTTCGTTGGACCGGCTGGAGCCCGCTTTGCTCCGGCGCTCTGGGGCATCGCGCAGGGACAGGAGGCGCAAGAAACGACCGCCGTCGCGGACTTCTACCGGCGGGCCGGAGTGGACGTACGGCTCAACCTCATTCCCCAGGCCCGGTACACACAGGATCGCAACGTTGTCCTGAACCAGTTCCCCGCCCTTCGCGACACCTACTGCACGCTGCTCCTGGACCGGTGCATGGACAAGTTCGCCAGCTCGCTCATCGCCTCGGCCGACACCCGCTGGCAGGGCCAAAACCGGATCGGCTGGGCCAACGCCGAGTTCGACGCCTACTACGACCAATACTGGAAGAGCCTGGAGCCGGCCGAGCGAGACCGTACGGTGGTGGAGATGGCGCGGATTCTGTCGAAGGAGCTCCCGTCGCTGCCCTTCTACTTCAACGTCAGCGTTGTCGCCCACTCCGCGCGCCTGCACGGTCCGAAGCCCGTCGCTCCTCTCACGACGGCGTACTGGGACATCCACGAGTGGACGATGGGCGAGAGGTACGGCCGAAACGTGACGTCACCCCTGGCGGAGCGATGGATCCAGGCAGATTCTTGATTCGCGACCTGGAGGTTCACGAGTGGCAGTCAAAGGGAAGACCGTGATCGTGACGGGCGCCGCGCGCGGCCACGGCCGGTCCATCGCGGTGGCATTCGCATCTCAGGGGGCCGCGTTGGCCCTCGTCGACGTCGCTCCGCTCGACCAGACTCTGGCGGACTGCCGGGCCTACGAGGGCGAGGTCGTCGCGGTCCCCACCGATCTGCGGCGTCCGAACGACGTTCGGGCCATGGTCGAGCAGGTCCACGATCAGTTCGGGCGGATCGATGTTCTCGTCAACGATGCGGGAATCGTGACGCACTTTCGTTACGGCGAGCCCCGCTGGCCCCGCATTGCGGATATGGACCCTGAGTTCTTCGACAACGTCATGCGTACGAATCTCATGGGCACCTTCCTCACAACGAAGTACGTCCTTCCCTACATGGAGGCGCAGGGTGGCGGACACATCATCAACTTCGGGCAGGGCAGCATCGGCCGGCCGGTGGAGCGCGGGGATCCCGGCGCCGCCGTTTACCACGTCTCGAAGCTGGCGATTCGCGCCTTCACCCACGAAGTGGCAATAGAAGAGCTGGACAAGAACGTCTGCGTCGTCTCGTTCGGTCCAGGCGGTCCCGGCGGCGAGACACCGGACGAAGTCCGCGCTTCGGCGGCCAAGATCAACATGGATCTGGGGATGCGGGTGGTGGCGGCCGCCGAGGCCCCCATGGAGCTGACCGGCCGAATGGTCTCCGTGCGCGACGGCAAGCTGGCCCTCGCTCCCGACGAGCAGCCGTCATGAGTTGGCCCGCGCCACGGCGCCGAGAGCAACAGGGGACCGGGCGGTGATTGTGTTACGCTGGGAGCACCTCCGGTCACCAAATCAGCCGCGGAAAGCGGCATTCACGTTCCTCTGGGACGCCGGGACGCCGACGCCCGGCACCAATACTTCTTGAAAGGCGACGCATGAAAGATCTGAAACCGTACGCGCTGAACATCCTGTTTCGAGCGCAGCACAACGCGTTGTGGGAGCTGGCCGAGAAAGCAGGCATCATGGCGGAGGTGAACCTCTCAATCGCCAGCATGGAATATGCCGATAGCTCAACGGTCGCCGAGGCCAAGCTGTTCAAGGGGGGCATCGACTTCATCGCAGGCAATCACATCAGCCCGTATATGTGGGTTGCGCGCAACCGGCCGATCGTCCAGATCGCGTCGCCCGGCAATGCCGTCCGCGACTCCATCATGAGCCGGCGCCCCCTTGAATCGCTGGAGGAGCTAGCGGGCAAGGAGGTCCGCATCGCCGACTCAAATTACCGCGATCGCTACGGTAGCGTGCAGCATCCTCGCGGCAACCACATCCTCGAGACGTTCCGCGCGGGCCTCTCCCCCGACCAAGTGCAGTGGGTCGAGTGCGGCGAGTTCGACGATCCGAATTTGCGGAAGAACATCGTGGAGGCCGTCGCATCGGGGAAGGCCGACATCGGCTTCGCCGCGTACGCGGATCCGGAGACCCTCCGCGACACCGGATTGCATCCGCTCCAGCTTCCCACCCTCCCCATGATCAACGGCACGACGATCACCTCTACCTTCGACATCCTGCATCAGAAGGAGATGCTGGCCGACCGGCTCGTTCGCGTAATGGTGCTCGCCATCCATTTCGCACGCATGCACCCTGAGGAGGCGCAGAAGCTGCTCGACACGAAGATGGGGAAGCCCTATACAGAGCACGGTGGCCGCGCTCGCGGAGTTGCCCGCTATCCGATGAAACCCTATCCCACGCAGGAGGCGATTTCCGCAGCGCACGAGCTGTGCTGCCTGCAATACGAGGAGGCGAAGGAGATTCAGCCGAGCGCCCTGTGGGACCTTCACTACCTCCGCGAGCTGGAGCTGTCCGGCTTTATCGACGAGCTGATCCAGGAGCAGCCGGAATCCTTCCGGAGTACGTCCGCGACCGCGGGCGTGTGATCGGTGGTGGAATTGGAGTTTTCGGAGTAGACTCGGCATGACACACTCCGAATACTTTCGACGCCGAACAAGGGAAGGAGATCGCGAATGCCAGCAGCGATGACCCCACGCATGCCCGTTGTGCCCCAGCCGACCTCGCCCGAGGACCTGCTGCCAGTCCTTAGAACAGTCGTGACGCGCGTACCGAAGCGAGGTATGTACGAGTCGCTCGGCCTGAAGCCGGGCGAACGCGTCCTCATGATCACCGACAGCACCATCAGCCCGATCCTCCCCGAGGCGTTTCAGGAGGCGATCCGGGACGCGGGCGGCCATGTCGACGTGATCAACCTCGAAGGTTACCCGCTCCTGGCGGACCCCACGGACCTGGTGGATGGACCCAATACCAGCCGATGGTTCCCCGATTGGACCTGGGAGGCGGCCAAGTCAGCGGACGTGCTGCTGTGTCTCGCCTTCTTCAAGTTCCCGCACACCCCGAACCTTCCATGGGGGCGGCGAAACACCTACGCGGCGAAGTGGCGGCTGAACGGGCGGGCGATCCAGTGGGAGCTGCCACCCGATATGGTGCTCGCGCCATCCCTCACCTATCCGCTCGAGGTTTGGGACGCCATCGACGAGACGCTCTACCGGCAGATCGCGAACGGGCGCCGCGTCGAGATAACCGAGGACAACGGTACGCACCTGACCTGGGATCTCACGCCGGAGGACTGGGCGTCGATTGAAGGGCGCGGGGACGAGGAAGGCCCCAACTCCGCCCTCCCATACGTCCCGGGGCACCTGTTCATTCCCTTCCCCAAATCCCTGCGATTCGAGGGCCAGATCGTCATCAACAGCCTGACCTTCGGGGGACCGGTCGACCCGACGCGCCTCACGGTCGAGGGACGGCGGGTGACCGAGGTCCAGGGATCGGGCCACTTTGCCGACCGGCTTCGCGAGACCTTCGAAACCTACAAAGACAAGACCTACGAAGGCCTGCCCGGACCGGGCGCCAACTGGATCAGCACCTTCGCGGCGTGCACGAACCCGAAATTCCGCCGTTCCCCCAACTTCGAATCCACGCGCGGCTCCGCGCGCGTCCATAGCTGGTGCCTCGGACACCGGCGCTCGGGGTTCCTCCATGCCAGCGTGGGGGCCGCTCTGGAGAACGAGAACAGTAAGCTCATCCGCCACTTCGACATGATGTTCCCCAACCTGTACGTGGACGGCAAGCCCGTCATCGAGGATGGGCACCTCCTGGCGCTGGACGATCCGACGGTCCGCCAGGTAGCGGAGCGATTTGGCGACCCGGACGAGCTTCTGCGCGAGGATTGGGTGCCCGATCGAAACAAGGCGATCTAGGCCAGCCACGGACCACCGTGGAAAACCCGACGATGTTGAGCTCGGGGCGCACTGCCTGTTGGAGTGATTTCGAGGTAAATACCCCATGTTTCTGAGCGCTGAAGAAAATCGGAAGCTGACCCAGGTCGGGCCGGGCACGCCGGGGGG of Chloroflexota bacterium contains these proteins:
- a CDS encoding amidohydrolase family protein; this encodes MAVRYRYISADSHLEVPPDRWAHWVPERYRDYAPRRIRLANGGDAFEVRGGRTQRAGMNLFAGTRPEDYYPVGLHWDEFPGTGSPQQRLQEQERDGIDAEVLYPGPGSRVLIGSAKEEDVSRALHRAYNEWLAQEYCAVAPERLIGLGVIPSLGVEAAIDELRHCREMGLKGVDLGTFPAGQSFPTPEDDAFWAAALDLGMPVSIHVAVGGVRARPDFKYPQEPDADHNPNTDLVERTTRYARAGGVNAVQLVVAGVFDRFPTLKLYFAENQIGWIPCFLEQLDNNYAKNCYWAERIHGVPILERRPSEYIKEHCFWGFMYDPVGVRLRHDVGIDRVMWSTDFPHIESDWPNSMHVIAETFSGVPDDEKYRLVAGNCIDFFHLEDA
- a CDS encoding ABC transporter substrate-binding protein — protein: MQTRSSAVLLLALLASACARPAAPSATDAQHATRSGTQQIVASMFSEPAGLHQEVTNPTPSAGSVPGLDELYTLVDGGGSYLDSDNVRQPWLMDALPTIDNALWKVFPDGTMQTTWRLKSGVAWHDGAAVTSDDLRFTLDVYRDPEIGAVAISALKLIDSVEVADAQTMVLTWSRPYIDADGLFGSAAASSGAARVPPIFVLPQHILDDSFQNDKAGFFSLPYWRESFVGAGPYKIIEWAEGNHVMLAANDNYILGRPHIDRIEVRFFTDRGALKAGLLAGAVQVHLGRGLNVDDVTQIRDKTQEVKVQLGGTLAGVLPIYPQFIDPDPPIVANVQFRRALLQAIDRQELTDTLNNGLGPVANSWVQPDQPEGRAIDNRLVKYSYDPRAAAQMIEALGYAKGPDGMYQSADGVPLSVGLMTHEQNSFHVPASLSVQTAWQQLGLDVQLNVLPAARAFDLKTRATFPSFILLSKGVLAAPDGYFTRHAIPLPDNNYAGGNAARYGSAELDGLIDKYGRTIPFGDRMAVLGDIVHFQTDQLTMLPLFFQGAAFVIGSTRMKNVLAGQVSNAHQWEVD
- a CDS encoding ABC transporter substrate-binding protein produces the protein MLRFFISIHARQVGSLALATVVTVAACAAPTGQDRGRASQGPSTQRSTPGTPARLTAAITGNPPMLNRDFATGHRRVQGLAEVGKLLNSPLSDADAHGALQPILAEAVPSVENERWHVFPDGRMETVWKIRPGVTWHDGAPFTADDLVFTSEVEQTPDLPLVIDPAWDAVDGIDVLDRQTAVVRWKRPWVDADLMFANPYPKHLLQQALEQDPGALPSHPAFGDAFVGTGPFRVREFVRDSHVTMEANEQFALGRPRLDEIEVRFIPDPNTLAANILAGEVQLTLGASVPLELAVSIKDQWNEGTLKTRPIDNVVAIWPQLQNPRPAVIGDARFRRALWQAIDRQLLVDTIQAGLAPIAYGKLPPTAPEYADTESAVVRYPYDPRAAARAIEELGYAKATDGFVRDASGVVLSVELRTGGLEVAQKALFPVRDAWQQVGVKVETVVVPPQQYQDGEYRATRPGFELSRHAAGVSALQYYHSRTIPGSWNRWTGGNKPRYESPEMDALLDELDVTIPRPARIELLRKILRIASEQVINLYLFYDVGPTLISNRVRGVESGSVVNEAHLWDVQ
- a CDS encoding amidohydrolase family protein, which translates into the protein MSTYRVISGDSHLDIPPERWVPHVPAKWRERAPRTVRLQNGNDGLLLENRPPHTPGAQLTGTGRRYDLHDVGPITYDGPGTGTPEQRCREQTQDGIDAEIMYTHPSYIRFWRGIRDDEPYKAMFFAYNEWLGTEYCAYAPDRLIAMGVIPDTGVDDAIAEMEHCARVGLKGVALYHFPSGKNYPTPADDRFWAAALAMGMPITAHTAGGTTRFERSEPIYPSSPDVPAGRDPISILCRFCGDTAVVPIQLALAGVFDRFPTLRIYHAETQAGWVPFALFQIDDNYARERFKMERNLGIPPLPRPPSDYITKHALWGFMRDPVAVQRRHEIGVEKLIWGNDFAHAQGDWPESREVIDEMMVGVPPDERERMLAGNVVDFFHLDGAPR
- a CDS encoding ABC transporter substrate-binding protein, producing the protein MRRAGGACALIAMAVIVAACSSATPAGSSNRALQSPAADRAPTALSVVVKKEPVTIALAGAGGVSQDEVKAALFTAGLARTDDNEAPYLVLAEKLPALHSDSWQVFSDGRMQTTYTLRPGLEWHDGQPLVAGDFAFATRVNSALYESGQTNPTTEARQIEDVLTPDPRTLVIRWSSLYIGAETPALEPFPEHILAEPLAAGDLQAFASLPYWTTAYVGAGPYRLDRWEPGAFIDGTAFDRYALGTPKITRVRITWSADPNVALAGLLSDQYQMAADTAIEFEQVATIEDRWGPAGGRVILNPTQVRYQMVQARPEFVDPPTLLDVRVRRALYQAIDRRALATAMLGDEAIVADSLVPPKTSFFKDLDAAIQKYPYDPRATEQLMAEAGFSKDQEGMFVGPAGARFAPALWGIAQGQEAQETTAVADFYRRAGVDVRLNLIPQARYTQDRNVVLNQFPALRDTYCTLLLDRCMDKFASSLIASADTRWQGQNRIGWANAEFDAYYDQYWKSLEPAERDRTVVEMARILSKELPSLPFYFNVSVVAHSARLHGPKPVAPLTTAYWDIHEWTMGERYGRNVTSPLAERWIQADS
- a CDS encoding cupin domain-containing protein, producing the protein MTEAHNGRIFDQPSPYELWKQAEGLPTIRAMSVDLNNVELVPWTSRGGLGTFINLDGTEGFNDTYVCEIPPGRSLNPIKHIYDEVVYVLKGQGATTVWIDEDHKRTFEWHANSYFAIPTNAWYQHHNLSGDEPARYVAMTAAPRVINTHKDLDFVFNNPYVFAKRFDGEDDYFKETVRPHNSRGWATNFVADVLASAEWAESSGGSEGRGPGARSIAYRMVNGSFAVGHADSWPSGCYKQAHRHGPGIHVLLLRGTGYTLLWKEGRPIQRVDWRPGVMLVPGEMWWHQHFNTGSEACLFLAIGQGSEKPKNSGYYAYTSIKAGGDQIAFDEEDPRIHELFEEELARTGVRCRMDVAHGITRTDVGKPYWGIFDPSLWQRSAVTV